A region from the Silene latifolia isolate original U9 population chromosome 7, ASM4854445v1, whole genome shotgun sequence genome encodes:
- the LOC141589981 gene encoding protein FAR-RED IMPAIRED RESPONSE 1-like yields MGGKEPEYIITDQDPGIIKSVPLVFKTARHRLSVQIWHIMNKMPDKFGVSRSDYNEFMCKINDIIWDDELEAAEFDGIWEQIIEDHGVGVNDVFADTYAIRGQWVMTHCRDLRMASIMRTTQRSESENSFFKRFEHKSGTLVEF; encoded by the coding sequence ATGGGGGGTAAGGAACCCGAGTACATAATTACAGATCAGGACCCAGGTATTATCAAATCTGTCCCTCTTGTTTTCAAGACAGCGCGCCATCGGTTATCGGTTCAGAtatggcatataatgaacaaaatgCCCGATAAGTTTGGCGTCTCGAGGAGTGATTATAATGAGTTCATGTGTAAAATTAatgacattatatgggacgatgaGCTTGAGGCAGCAGAATTTGATGGTATCTGGGAGCAAATAATTGAAGATCATGGTGTTGGCGTAAATGATGTGTTTGCAGATACGTATGCTATAAGAGGACAGTGGGTGATGACGCATTGCAGAGACTTGAGGATGGCGTCGATTATGAGGACGactcaaagatcagagagcgaaaatagctTTTTCAAGAGGTTTGAGCACAAGTCAGGAACATTGGTTGAGTTTTGA
- the LOC141589982 gene encoding protein FAR1-RELATED SEQUENCE 6-like — protein sequence MASTHLALEIHAAKVYTYSAFHKFKQEAIFSIDTCRTRGFSERGELEVTTVKNSSRKKNFEVAYNPALSDDTGTRKASCSCTMFERTGILCRHIIWIFSSSGIKTIPEDYVVNRWMKEYLRLRIFNTNGEGTENMQVIDEKQIAMSIMWSEVHEAVGLLREKGVADVDSFSAVIRSFKQSLSPLGEVLNKKQQMEKFLNCTACEVVTILPPKNSKNKGTGKRFFVTKTKAMVLARKPKRKCKNCKRMTNHDKRNRLTLLKDTRHCAKGRLNQKRMKERRRKS from the exons ATGGCGTCAACACATCTGGCATTAGAGATTCATGCTGCAAAGGTGTACACCTATTCAGCTTTCCACAAATTCAAACAAGAAGCCATCTTCTCAATTGATACATGTAGAACAAGAGGTTTCAGTGAGAGAGGCGAGCTAGAGGTAACTACTGTCAAAAATTCATCCAGAAAGAAGAATTTTGAAGTTGCATACAATCCAG CTTTATCTGATGACACAGGTACACGTAAAGCAAGCTGCAGTTGTACGATGTTTGAAAGAACCGGAATCCTATGCCGCCATATAATATGGATTTTTTCATCAAGTGGGATAAAGACTATACCAGAAGATTATGTTGTAAATAGATGGATGAAAGAGTATCTCCGATTAAGGATTTTCAATACTAATGGTGAAGGGACAGAAAACATGCAAGTCATCGATGAAAAACAAATTGCAATGTCAAtaatgtggtcagaagttcatgaaGCTGTAGGGCTCCTTAGAGAAAAAGGAGTAGCTGATGTTGACAGCTTTTCCGCTGTAATTAGATCATTTAAACAGTCCCTGTCACCATTAGGGGAAGTGTTGAATAAAAAACAACAAATGGAGAAATTTCTGAATTGTACGGCATGTGAGGTAGTGACGATATTGCCACCAAAGAATTCGAAAAACAAGGGGACCGGAAAAAGATTCTTTGTCACcaaaacaaaagcaatggtgTTGGCTAGGAAACCCAAACGTAAGTGTAAGAATTGCAAGAGAATGACAAATCACGACAAGAGAAATCGCCTAACCCTTCTCAAAGACACACGCCATTGTGCGAAGGGTCGTCTGAACCAGAAGAGGatgaaggagaggaggaggaagagctaG